From a region of the Laspinema palackyanum D2c genome:
- a CDS encoding DUF1517 domain-containing protein, which translates to MRDRFKKMMGRSRFVVSRIFLHLAGNDVAPLLGVLNQGIRPVLDSDGDLETLGEALVEITESLLRYDDYWKSAANEGDVVWDEGEAGDYWTELFTDSAARYGSEVRLADSAEETLSLPVTRNVVVMITLAAEGEVPELETDLSNVAALQAGLKAAIALHYQERLRGIQIHFSPAAIGEELTEDQILEYFPELIPL; encoded by the coding sequence ATGCGCGATCGCTTTAAAAAAATGATGGGCCGTTCCCGGTTTGTCGTCTCCCGAATCTTTCTCCATCTCGCCGGGAATGACGTGGCTCCCCTGTTGGGTGTACTCAACCAAGGCATCCGACCCGTTCTCGATAGCGATGGAGACCTGGAAACCCTCGGGGAGGCCCTGGTAGAAATCACCGAAAGTCTCTTGCGGTACGATGACTATTGGAAGTCTGCCGCCAATGAAGGGGATGTGGTCTGGGACGAAGGGGAAGCAGGGGACTATTGGACCGAGCTATTTACCGACTCGGCTGCTCGATATGGCAGTGAAGTCCGGTTAGCAGATTCTGCCGAAGAAACCTTATCTCTCCCGGTGACTCGCAATGTCGTCGTCATGATCACCTTAGCGGCAGAGGGAGAAGTCCCGGAACTGGAAACCGACCTCTCTAATGTGGCAGCGTTACAAGCGGGTCTGAAAGCCGCGATCGCCCTGCATTACCAAGAGCGACTCCGTGGCATTCAAATCCACTTTTCACCGGCGGCGATCGGGGAAGAACTCACCGAAGACCAAATCCTTGAGTATTTTCCCGAACTCATCCCTCTGTAA